In the genome of Dyadobacter fermentans DSM 18053, the window TCGACCCGTTTTACCTCGAAGCGGATGGTAAAAAATATGTTTTCTGGGGAAGTTTCAGCGATAAACCTACACAGGGGACTTACGGCGTGGAGCTTTCGGCTGATGGCAAAACCGTGCCCGATTTGTCCAAAAAATTCAAAATAGCGGCAGGCGATTTCGAAGCTGTAATGATACAGAAAAAAGGCGATTACTATTACTTCCTGGGCTCGAAGGGGAGCTGCTGCGAATTTGAAAAGAGTAAATACCATGTGCGGGTGGGCCGTTCCAAATCTATTTTCGGGCCGTTTCTGGATCAGGAAGGCATGGATTTGAAGGAACGCGGCACGGGCACACTGTTGCTCCAAGGCAATGATGTGTACGCCGGTCCGGGGCACAATGCGCGCTGGATGACCGACGATGCCGGCACCGACTGGCTGCTATACCACGCCATCCCGAAATCGGAACCGCGGGTATCCACCGGCGCCAACCGCCGGGTGCTGATGCTCGACAAACTGACCTGGAAAAATGGCTGGCCGGAAATTTCCAATGCAGAACCAAGCTTAGAAAACCGGCCTGCGCCCCTTTTTAAATAACTTAACCAATTCTAACACCTGATGAAATTGTTAAAAACGACGATCTGGGCTGTTGCGGCCTGCCTCATGTTGCAGAACTGCGCCAAGAAAGCCGACGATCAAAAAGAAGAAGCCGCTGCACAGGAACAAGCCGGCCGCGAAATATGGACCAAGGAGCAAGCCAAGGAATGGTATGCCAAACAAGGCTGGCTCGTAGGCGCCGACTTCCTGCCGAGCACGGCCATCAACCAGCTCGAAATGTTCCAGGCGGAGTCGTTCGACACCACTACCATTGACAAAGAGC includes:
- a CDS encoding family 43 glycosylhydrolase yields the protein MIKPLLSLLLSAMLTGLGPGDREYKNPVFEPILADPTVVKADDGYFYAYGTQDDWGDGNGSRLIPIVRSKDLVHWDYVKEAFTTKPAWKEKGGIWAPDVVKVNGKYHMYYAYSTWGDVNPGVGLAIAESPAGPFVDQGKLFNSADVEVPNSIDPFYLEADGKKYVFWGSFSDKPTQGTYGVELSADGKTVPDLSKKFKIAAGDFEAVMIQKKGDYYYFLGSKGSCCEFEKSKYHVRVGRSKSIFGPFLDQEGMDLKERGTGTLLLQGNDVYAGPGHNARWMTDDAGTDWLLYHAIPKSEPRVSTGANRRVLMLDKLTWKNGWPEISNAEPSLENRPAPLFK